In Nitrosophilus labii, the following proteins share a genomic window:
- a CDS encoding RDD family protein yields MELGFEKRQIAPLQKRAFAFLIDDIVVSVIFLAIIWDMLPSNATFLEISSIMNQFLIYLITIKIVYHTYFVWKFRATLGKLAMKIEVVSAEKFVAVTFSQAFNRAVFRIISEMAFYLGFLLAFIGKNRQAFHDKTAKTVVVNV; encoded by the coding sequence ATGGAGCTTGGCTTTGAAAAAAGGCAAATAGCTCCTTTACAAAAAAGGGCTTTTGCCTTCTTAATAGACGATATTGTAGTTTCTGTTATATTTTTGGCTATTATTTGGGATATGCTGCCATCCAACGCTACATTTTTGGAAATCTCTTCTATAATGAATCAATTTTTGATCTACTTGATTACTATAAAGATCGTTTATCATACATATTTTGTGTGGAAGTTTAGAGCTACGCTCGGAAAATTGGCAATGAAGATAGAGGTGGTTTCTGCTGAGAAATTTGTCGCTGTTACCTTTTCTCAAGCGTTTAATAGAGCGGTTTTTAGAATCATAAGCGAAATGGCTTTTTATCTCGGTTTTCTACTTGCTTTCATAGGCAAAAACAGGCAGGCATTTCACGACAAAACGGCAAAAACAGTAGTGGTAAATGTATAA
- the purD gene encoding phosphoribosylamine--glycine ligase — translation MNILVVGSGAREYSIGLALKKDESVNDLYFAPGNGATLNLGKNIETGSWEELADFAKERDIDLTIVGPEAPLVEGIVDIFKDRGLTIFGPSQKAALLEGSKIYMKNFLKRHNIPTAKFLETDSLEEAYKFIESISEPIVVKADGLCAGKGVIIAQSKEEAKKASGEMLSGKAFGEAGKRVVIEEFLDGYELSIFAISDGEKYVILPAAQDHKRLLDNDKGPNTGGMGAYAPTPLIDEELYKKIEDKIIAPTIDGMRNEGTPFEGVLFAGLMIVKNEPYVLEYNVRFGDPECEVLMPLLKTPASELFYKAATKDLDSLKIEFYNKYAVGVVLASENYPYGKSKPAEIIVDEIVHKDLAQHAHISFAGVSLAEGKLYATGGRVLVCVGIGDTLKEARDYAYLLTGQVHFAGKKYRSDIAYQALRD, via the coding sequence ATGAACATACTTGTTGTTGGAAGTGGCGCAAGAGAGTATTCTATAGGGCTTGCGCTAAAGAAAGATGAGAGTGTAAATGATCTCTATTTTGCTCCTGGCAACGGTGCAACATTAAATCTTGGCAAAAACATCGAGACTGGAAGCTGGGAAGAGCTTGCGGATTTTGCAAAAGAGAGGGATATAGATTTGACCATAGTTGGTCCGGAAGCTCCTTTGGTTGAAGGGATAGTAGATATTTTTAAAGATAGAGGTCTTACCATATTTGGTCCAAGTCAAAAAGCTGCTCTTTTGGAAGGCTCAAAAATATATATGAAGAATTTCCTAAAAAGACATAATATTCCTACTGCGAAATTTTTAGAAACGGATAGTCTTGAAGAGGCTTATAAATTTATAGAGTCTATTTCTGAACCTATTGTAGTAAAAGCTGACGGTCTTTGTGCGGGGAAAGGGGTGATTATAGCTCAAAGCAAGGAAGAAGCTAAAAAAGCCTCGGGCGAGATGTTAAGCGGCAAAGCTTTTGGAGAGGCTGGTAAAAGAGTCGTTATAGAGGAGTTTTTGGACGGATATGAACTTTCGATATTTGCTATAAGTGATGGAGAAAAATACGTAATACTGCCAGCCGCTCAAGATCACAAAAGACTTTTAGATAACGATAAAGGCCCAAATACCGGCGGTATGGGCGCTTATGCACCTACACCATTGATAGATGAAGAACTTTATAAAAAGATTGAAGATAAAATTATAGCACCTACTATAGATGGAATGAGAAATGAAGGAACTCCTTTTGAAGGAGTACTTTTTGCTGGACTTATGATTGTAAAAAATGAGCCTTACGTTTTAGAGTATAACGTAAGATTTGGAGATCCTGAGTGTGAAGTATTGATGCCTCTTCTTAAAACACCTGCCAGTGAGCTTTTTTATAAAGCGGCCACTAAAGATTTGGATAGTCTAAAGATAGAGTTTTATAACAAATATGCCGTGGGGGTAGTACTTGCTAGCGAAAACTATCCTTATGGTAAAAGCAAGCCGGCAGAGATTATAGTAGATGAGATAGTTCATAAAGATTTAGCCCAACATGCTCATATCTCATTTGCGGGAGTAAGCTTGGCTGAAGGTAAACTTTATGCTACCGGTGGTAGAGTATTGGTTTGCGTTGGGATAGGCGATACTTTGAAAGAGGCTAGAGATTATGCTTATCTTCTTACTGGACAAGTACATTTTGCCGGTAAAAAGTATAGAAGCGACATCGCTTATCAGGCGTTGAGAGATTAG
- a CDS encoding uroporphyrinogen-III synthase produces the protein MGNIYILSNKDIQGANKLPVIKQIFFKKDLDFKKYDYLIFTSKNGVLAAEKISKEWREIPSLAIGEATAKMIEKYGGKVVFIAKKFYGDEFAKEISQNFDKNSKFLYLRAKRVLSKLAAILENRGFYVTESIVYETICEDCKKLKRPPKNSFIIFSSPSTIDCFFRCFGWDDSYKAVAIGKKTATYIPSNIDYIISPSQSLQATVDFIKETLNANH, from the coding sequence GTGGGCAATATATATATACTTTCAAATAAAGATATTCAAGGCGCTAATAAACTTCCGGTAATTAAGCAAATTTTCTTCAAGAAAGATCTGGATTTTAAAAAATATGACTATCTGATATTTACTTCAAAAAACGGTGTTTTGGCAGCTGAAAAAATATCAAAAGAGTGGAGAGAGATTCCATCTTTGGCAATTGGAGAAGCAACTGCCAAGATGATAGAGAAGTACGGCGGTAAAGTGGTTTTTATCGCAAAAAAGTTTTACGGTGATGAGTTTGCAAAAGAGATATCTCAAAATTTTGATAAAAACTCAAAATTTTTATATTTGAGAGCAAAAAGAGTTTTATCAAAACTTGCTGCGATATTGGAAAACAGAGGTTTTTATGTAACAGAGTCGATAGTATATGAGACCATTTGCGAAGATTGTAAAAAGCTAAAAAGACCTCCAAAAAACTCGTTTATCATTTTCTCTTCCCCATCCACTATAGACTGTTTTTTTAGATGTTTTGGTTGGGATGATAGTTATAAAGCTGTGGCAATAGGTAAAAAAACCGCTACTTATATTCCTTCAAATATTGATTATATAATCTCCCCAAGTCAGAGTTTACAAGCAACAGTGGATTTTATCAAAGAGACATTGAACGCTAATCATTAG
- a CDS encoding LPS-assembly protein LptD → MYKVLCFFLFCVLAYSKELPLELFAKKVETRQDIVVAKEDVVLVYDGYYIEADKALYDKNSSTIELFGKISILKESSYTILSEYAIFDMVNKKIYSKPFFFIEQKDGLWISSCEAKGKEGLFRFEDSLVSSCNPTDPDWKLEFSLGKYYEKKRWVNLYNVRLYAGEIPIFYLPYFGFSTSKERKSGLLIPKFALSNEEGFVYIQPIFIAPYPQWDLEILPQIRTKRGKGLYATFRFVDMPYSNGYFKTGFFKEKSSYVEQENLKNSTHNGFEFFYTRNALFTKNTTVDKRDGLYIDLKYLNDIDYLNLQHRNIEKSYKSLITSRVNYYYNMYNHYMGFYSKYFIDTTKVTNEDTLQIFPKLQYHSYVKSLIFNNVLYSIDYKYNNYYRDVGVNAQQYELNIPIGVYFSFFDDFLGFSVTENIYMTYIDYFNTPYWIENAYIVRNYHKFSLYSDLIKGYENFLHTIHLNASLVVPSYEKDEGQKEDFITINSETKRLEVSLKEYFYDKNGKEFLYHRIIQPIFYDSDYKYGDLENEIGFKINSKISIVSDFFYSHQYSSVNSITTSLNYKDAMQSAIVSHFYKNGFEGKEDSSFITVRLQRNLSKKYKLFGKIDYDFVNNYMKNWEFGWYYKKKCWNYKISYREDIRPILTSVGSSSIKNRAILFKVELVPLGGVEYAYRQRNEITN, encoded by the coding sequence ATGTATAAAGTTCTCTGTTTTTTTCTCTTTTGTGTTCTTGCTTACTCTAAAGAGTTGCCGCTAGAGTTGTTTGCAAAAAAGGTTGAAACGAGACAAGATATAGTTGTTGCCAAAGAGGATGTGGTTTTAGTTTACGACGGCTATTACATAGAGGCGGATAAAGCTTTATACGATAAAAACAGTTCTACGATAGAGCTTTTTGGAAAGATAAGTATACTCAAAGAGTCCTCATATACGATATTAAGCGAATATGCGATTTTTGATATGGTTAACAAAAAAATATATTCAAAGCCTTTTTTCTTTATAGAGCAAAAAGATGGATTGTGGATTAGCTCTTGTGAAGCAAAAGGGAAAGAGGGGTTATTTCGTTTTGAAGACTCTTTGGTTTCTAGTTGTAATCCTACCGATCCTGATTGGAAGTTGGAGTTTAGTTTAGGAAAATATTACGAGAAAAAAAGATGGGTTAATCTCTACAACGTAAGGTTATATGCGGGAGAAATACCTATATTTTATCTGCCATATTTTGGATTTTCCACTTCAAAAGAGCGAAAAAGCGGACTCTTGATACCTAAATTTGCTCTATCTAATGAAGAGGGTTTTGTTTATATTCAACCAATCTTTATAGCTCCCTATCCGCAGTGGGATCTTGAGATCTTGCCTCAGATAAGAACTAAGAGAGGAAAGGGTCTTTACGCTACTTTTAGATTTGTAGATATGCCATATTCAAACGGATATTTCAAAACAGGTTTTTTTAAAGAGAAGAGTAGCTATGTAGAGCAAGAAAATTTAAAAAACAGTACTCACAACGGATTTGAGTTTTTCTACACAAGAAATGCATTATTTACTAAAAATACAACGGTTGATAAAAGAGACGGTCTTTATATCGATCTTAAATATTTAAACGATATAGATTATTTAAATCTACAACACAGAAATATAGAAAAAAGCTATAAAAGTCTAATTACCTCAAGAGTAAATTACTACTACAATATGTACAACCACTATATGGGATTTTATTCTAAGTATTTTATAGACACTACCAAGGTGACTAACGAGGATACGTTACAGATATTCCCAAAGTTGCAATATCATAGCTACGTTAAATCACTTATTTTTAATAACGTTTTATACTCCATCGATTATAAATATAACAACTATTATAGAGATGTAGGAGTTAACGCTCAGCAGTATGAGCTAAATATTCCTATTGGTGTCTATTTTAGTTTTTTTGATGACTTTTTGGGCTTTTCGGTCACTGAAAACATATATATGACCTATATAGATTACTTCAATACTCCATACTGGATAGAGAACGCCTATATAGTTAGAAACTATCACAAATTTTCTTTATACTCAGATCTAATAAAAGGTTACGAAAATTTTTTGCATACCATACATCTAAACGCTTCATTGGTTGTTCCTAGTTATGAAAAAGACGAGGGTCAAAAAGAGGATTTTATAACTATCAATAGTGAAACAAAACGGTTAGAAGTTAGCCTAAAAGAGTATTTTTACGATAAAAATGGGAAAGAGTTTTTATATCATAGAATTATCCAGCCGATTTTTTATGACAGCGATTATAAATATGGAGATTTGGAAAATGAGATCGGCTTTAAGATAAATAGCAAAATTAGCATTGTTAGTGATTTCTTTTACTCTCACCAATATAGCAGCGTCAATTCTATTACTACAAGTCTAAACTATAAAGATGCTATGCAAAGCGCTATTGTGTCGCACTTTTATAAAAATGGATTTGAGGGAAAAGAAGATTCAAGCTTCATTACGGTGAGACTTCAACGAAATTTATCTAAAAAATATAAACTATTTGGTAAAATTGATTACGATTTTGTTAATAACTATATGAAAAATTGGGAATTTGGCTGGTATTATAAAAAGAAATGTTGGAATTACAAGATAAGTTATAGAGAAGATATTCGCCCAATTTTAACGTCTGTTGGGAGTTCCTCTATCAAAAATAGAGCTATTCTTTTTAAAGTAGAGTTGGTTCCTTTAGGGGGAGTCGAGTATGCTTATAGGCAGCGAAACGAGATTACAAATTAA
- a CDS encoding polyribonucleotide nucleotidyltransferase, protein MHCTFEFDMNNIKERYDIGKVAKQANGAVLLQSGKTTMLATVVMDKTPVEEDFLPLTVQYIEKSYAAGKIPGGFVKREQKPGDFETLTSRVVDRALRPLFPKGFLNPVVITVMVLSVDEESDLQVLALNAASAALYVSDIPIRTAVSGLRVAKIGDEIVFNPKLSQLNESTLDLYLAGTKDDLLMIEMRSIATYESETLPSATVDPILDPTLAQEVILVKKPNAFKEEELAQIILQGKEAINTACQEYEKYFIEVAKSQVEVDIKPEKIDENIWTYIDEIYKDEIYKAINSMAKSERAEALTDIAKKITQDEIAKEQDWDEETILKVVDKYKRKIVRDMILKERKRADGRGLKDVREISIETNILPSAHGSCLFTRGQTQALVVCTIGEKTAAQMYELLTSKGPEYEHFMVHYNFPPFSVGEARPIGAPGRRELGHGNLAKRALEPVVDIPEDKTIRLVSEILESNGSSSMATVCGGALALRAANIETTDLVAGVAMGLVIEGDEYAILTDIMGLEDHDGDMDFKVAGTKDGITALQMDIKVGGIEASILKEALLQAKEARIHILDIMEDAAKNIEINEENLPTTETITVHPSKIAQIIGQAGKTIKEIIEKFEVNIDIERDKGKVKVTGKSKPKVVAACDHIKTITQKDEPEIPQFKEGEILKGKIKRIANFGAFVELPGDIDGLLHISKLSSGRVNRVEDVVNIGDEVEVEVLSQKGHKIELALRRVFK, encoded by the coding sequence ATGCACTGTACATTTGAATTTGATATGAATAATATTAAAGAGAGATACGATATAGGAAAAGTGGCGAAACAGGCAAACGGAGCAGTTTTGCTTCAAAGCGGCAAAACTACTATGTTAGCTACCGTTGTAATGGACAAAACTCCGGTGGAAGAGGATTTTTTACCTCTTACCGTTCAATATATAGAAAAATCGTACGCGGCAGGTAAAATTCCTGGAGGTTTCGTAAAAAGAGAGCAAAAGCCCGGAGATTTTGAAACTTTAACTTCTAGAGTCGTAGATAGGGCTCTTAGACCACTTTTTCCTAAAGGTTTTTTAAATCCGGTGGTGATTACGGTGATGGTTTTAAGCGTTGATGAGGAGTCCGATCTTCAGGTTCTTGCACTAAACGCAGCTTCGGCGGCGCTTTATGTTTCCGATATTCCTATAAGAACCGCAGTTAGTGGTTTGAGAGTGGCTAAAATTGGCGATGAGATAGTTTTTAATCCAAAACTTAGCCAACTTAACGAAAGCACATTAGATCTTTATCTAGCCGGTACCAAAGATGACCTTCTAATGATAGAGATGAGATCGATTGCTACTTACGAGTCGGAAACTCTACCTTCGGCTACGGTTGATCCGATACTTGACCCAACGCTTGCACAAGAGGTAATTTTGGTAAAAAAACCGAACGCCTTTAAAGAAGAGGAGTTGGCTCAAATAATATTACAGGGTAAAGAGGCTATAAATACCGCTTGTCAAGAGTATGAGAAATATTTTATAGAGGTTGCTAAGTCTCAGGTTGAAGTTGATATAAAACCAGAAAAGATTGATGAAAATATATGGACATATATAGATGAGATATATAAAGATGAGATATATAAAGCTATAAACTCTATGGCAAAAAGCGAAAGAGCAGAAGCGCTGACGGATATTGCAAAAAAGATAACCCAAGATGAGATAGCAAAAGAGCAGGACTGGGATGAAGAGACTATCTTGAAAGTTGTAGATAAATATAAAAGAAAGATAGTTAGAGATATGATTTTAAAAGAGAGAAAAAGAGCAGATGGAAGAGGACTAAAAGATGTAAGAGAGATATCTATCGAGACAAATATATTGCCTTCTGCTCACGGTTCTTGCCTTTTTACTAGAGGTCAGACTCAAGCTTTAGTAGTTTGTACGATAGGTGAAAAAACAGCGGCTCAGATGTATGAGCTTTTAACTAGTAAAGGGCCTGAGTATGAGCATTTTATGGTGCATTATAATTTTCCTCCATTTAGTGTTGGAGAGGCAAGGCCTATAGGGGCTCCAGGAAGAAGAGAGTTGGGACACGGGAATTTGGCAAAAAGAGCTTTAGAACCGGTAGTCGATATACCAGAAGATAAAACGATTAGACTTGTTTCAGAGATTTTAGAGTCAAACGGCTCTTCTTCTATGGCTACCGTTTGCGGTGGAGCTTTGGCTTTAAGGGCTGCTAATATTGAAACTACTGATCTTGTGGCGGGTGTAGCTATGGGGCTTGTCATAGAAGGAGATGAGTATGCGATCCTTACGGATATAATGGGTCTAGAGGATCATGACGGAGATATGGATTTTAAAGTGGCAGGAACAAAAGATGGCATCACTGCTTTGCAGATGGATATAAAAGTAGGGGGTATTGAAGCTTCTATTTTAAAAGAGGCACTTTTGCAAGCAAAAGAGGCTAGGATACATATATTGGATATCATGGAAGATGCAGCTAAGAATATAGAGATAAACGAAGAAAATTTGCCTACGACCGAAACGATTACCGTTCATCCAAGTAAAATAGCTCAGATTATAGGTCAAGCCGGAAAAACTATAAAAGAGATTATCGAAAAGTTTGAGGTAAACATAGATATAGAAAGAGATAAAGGAAAAGTAAAAGTAACCGGAAAAAGCAAACCTAAAGTGGTTGCTGCATGTGATCATATAAAAACGATAACACAAAAAGATGAGCCTGAAATACCTCAATTTAAAGAGGGGGAGATTTTAAAAGGTAAGATAAAAAGAATCGCAAATTTTGGCGCATTTGTTGAACTTCCAGGAGATATAGACGGATTGCTTCATATTTCAAAATTGTCTTCTGGTAGAGTTAATAGAGTTGAAGATGTGGTAAACATCGGCGATGAAGTCGAGGTAGAAGTTTTATCGCAAAAAGGACACAAAATAGAGCTTGCTTTGAGGCGAGTTTTTAAATAG
- a CDS encoding F0F1 ATP synthase subunit C, which yields MKKLFFLLVAFVGFAFAGDGESMIQAYSVVAAGIGLGIAAAGGGIGMGQTAAATIAGTARNPGLGGKLMTTMFIALAMIEAQVIYTLVIALIALYANPFLG from the coding sequence ATGAAAAAGTTGTTTTTTCTTTTGGTTGCGTTTGTAGGTTTTGCTTTTGCTGGAGATGGTGAAAGCATGATTCAAGCTTATTCTGTTGTTGCTGCTGGTATTGGTCTTGGTATCGCTGCAGCCGGTGGTGGTATAGGTATGGGTCAAACAGCGGCGGCTACTATAGCGGGAACTGCTAGAAATCCTGGTCTTGGCGGAAAGCTAATGACTACGATGTTTATCGCCTTGGCGATGATCGAAGCGCAGGTTATCTATACTCTTGTTATCGCGCTTATCGCTCTTTACGCTAATCCGTTCTTGGGTTAA
- the guaA gene encoding glutamine-hydrolyzing GMP synthase: MKNVPIVILDFGSQYTQLIARRLREERVYCEIYPYFTDIEEIKAKNPKGIIFSGGPASVYDKEAPRVDKKIYELGLPILGICYGMQLITVDFNGDVVRANHHEYGKARLIFDEVHSSFSPLFKDTKDGQIVWMSHADKVERLPYGFVRIAHTNNSSYAAIANEEKKIYALQFHPEVSHSEEGSKILRNFAREICGVEEKWDMGHFAKEQIEKIRKIVGKDKVLCALSGGVDSSVVTALLYEAIGDQLIPVFVDNGLLRASEREKVEHVFKNMLKVPLIVVDAGEKFLNALKGVTDPEQKRKIIGHTFIEVFEEEAKKHTDVKYLAQGTLYPDVIESVSVKGPSETIKSHHNVGGLPDWMKFELIEPLRELFKDEVRKLGLELGLPKEMVIRHPFPGPGLAIRIMGEVNKESLELLRRADTILLDEIKAAGYYEKLWQAFAVLLNVQSVGVMGDKRTYENTVAVRCVESTDGMTATFAHLPHDLLENISNRIINEVNGINRVVFDISSKPPATIEWE, encoded by the coding sequence ATGAAAAACGTTCCTATAGTTATTTTGGATTTTGGCAGTCAGTATACTCAGCTAATTGCTAGAAGGTTAAGAGAAGAGAGAGTTTACTGCGAAATTTATCCATATTTTACAGATATTGAAGAGATTAAAGCAAAAAATCCAAAAGGAATTATTTTTAGCGGCGGACCGGCTAGCGTATATGATAAAGAGGCTCCAAGAGTTGATAAAAAGATTTATGAACTAGGACTTCCGATTTTGGGAATATGTTACGGAATGCAGCTTATAACCGTTGATTTTAACGGAGATGTTGTAAGAGCAAATCATCATGAATACGGGAAAGCAAGACTTATTTTCGATGAAGTTCACAGCTCTTTCTCCCCACTTTTTAAAGACACGAAGGATGGTCAGATTGTATGGATGAGTCATGCCGACAAAGTTGAAAGACTACCATACGGATTTGTAAGGATAGCTCATACGAACAACTCTTCATATGCAGCGATAGCAAACGAAGAAAAGAAAATTTACGCTCTTCAATTTCATCCTGAAGTTTCCCATTCGGAAGAGGGGAGTAAGATATTAAGAAATTTTGCAAGAGAGATATGCGGTGTTGAAGAGAAGTGGGATATGGGTCACTTTGCTAAAGAGCAGATCGAAAAAATCAGAAAAATAGTCGGGAAAGACAAAGTTTTGTGTGCTCTTAGCGGCGGTGTGGATAGTTCTGTAGTTACGGCACTTTTATATGAGGCTATAGGTGATCAGCTTATACCTGTATTTGTAGATAACGGCTTGTTAAGAGCAAGCGAGAGAGAAAAAGTGGAGCATGTATTTAAAAATATGCTAAAAGTTCCTTTGATAGTGGTAGATGCAGGCGAGAAGTTTTTGAACGCTTTAAAAGGAGTGACTGACCCGGAACAGAAAAGAAAGATAATAGGCCACACTTTTATTGAAGTTTTTGAAGAGGAAGCAAAAAAACATACTGATGTGAAATATTTAGCTCAAGGAACACTTTATCCCGATGTTATTGAGTCAGTTTCGGTGAAAGGACCCAGTGAAACTATAAAATCTCATCATAATGTTGGAGGATTGCCTGATTGGATGAAATTTGAGCTAATAGAGCCTTTAAGAGAGCTTTTTAAAGATGAGGTTAGAAAACTAGGACTTGAGCTGGGACTTCCTAAAGAAATGGTTATAAGACACCCTTTTCCAGGGCCTGGACTTGCTATTAGAATAATGGGAGAAGTTAACAAAGAGAGTTTAGAACTTTTAAGAAGAGCCGATACTATACTTCTTGATGAGATAAAAGCTGCAGGATATTATGAGAAACTTTGGCAGGCGTTTGCAGTTTTGTTGAACGTTCAAAGCGTTGGAGTTATGGGCGATAAGAGAACCTATGAGAATACTGTTGCGGTTAGATGTGTAGAGAGTACCGACGGTATGACGGCTACGTTTGCTCATCTGCCTCATGATCTGCTTGAAAATATCAGCAACAGGATTATTAACGAAGTTAATGGAATAAACAGGGTTGTTTTCGATATAAGCTCCAAGCCTCCTGCCACTATAGAGTGGGAGTGA
- a CDS encoding J domain-containing protein, with protein MKDSKIVQNIQKALDILGLPPLVSLKDIKNRYYYLAKKHHPDRGGDVKEMEKINRAYEILKEYAENYKFSFSEEEILKQFPTQNHAKRFRF; from the coding sequence TTGAAAGATAGTAAAATAGTTCAAAATATACAAAAAGCTTTGGATATTTTGGGACTTCCTCCTTTAGTTTCGCTCAAAGATATAAAAAACAGATACTACTATCTTGCCAAAAAACATCATCCAGATAGAGGAGGCGATGTAAAAGAGATGGAGAAGATTAACAGAGCCTACGAGATATTGAAAGAGTACGCCGAAAACTATAAATTTAGTTTTAGCGAAGAGGAGATTTTAAAACAGTTTCCAACTCAAAACCACGCAAAAAGATTTAGATTTTAA
- a CDS encoding MlaD family protein, whose protein sequence is MKTEAKVGIFVTLGLVFLFLLSTQVSKFANLGKDGYIIYAYLEDVNGLERNVKVKIKGVEVGYVEDIVLEGDKVKTKLFLFKGVKVPKDSVVQINQESMLGTKYLSIIPGKTKDYLEANGYIEKQRILPTFDETAQSIDDAAKEFKEFIKELREDMKGDRGDDLKKSVANLRDITESIKKLIEENRQNISDSIVNLNNMAKELASAGKKFGEMSSKFSYTADSINSKLPDIMKKIDKLANDLSQVGKKAKEKLPEILDRFSSLEKDLEEIIKDNKEPLNKAINSADYFFTTGGDTFKKVDSYLEKVANSQIEIAFRSEYMANDAYTKNYASIYYIPTPNKYYMLDVVSGDDYSRLDNSGNVIEPQTHEDFKLLVSAQYGRRYNDFLFRLGIIENTGGVGVDYFMFTDRAKVSLEAYDFNAVNDVRGTNPHLKLLARYRFLKHLDTFVGVDNFLNSEATNFIFGLGFDFIDNDLKSILGAASGAGTFIK, encoded by the coding sequence ATGAAAACCGAGGCAAAAGTCGGTATATTTGTAACATTGGGGTTAGTGTTTCTTTTTTTATTGAGCACGCAGGTGAGTAAATTTGCAAATCTAGGAAAAGATGGATATATAATTTACGCATATTTAGAAGATGTTAATGGATTGGAAAGAAACGTAAAAGTTAAAATAAAAGGTGTTGAAGTAGGTTATGTAGAAGATATAGTTTTAGAAGGAGACAAGGTTAAAACCAAGCTTTTTTTGTTCAAGGGAGTAAAAGTTCCTAAAGATTCCGTTGTTCAGATTAATCAAGAAAGTATGCTTGGTACCAAATATCTTAGTATAATTCCCGGAAAAACAAAAGATTATTTAGAAGCGAACGGTTATATAGAAAAACAGCGAATTTTACCTACTTTTGACGAAACTGCACAAAGTATAGACGATGCGGCGAAAGAGTTTAAAGAGTTTATTAAAGAGTTAAGAGAGGATATGAAAGGTGATAGGGGAGACGATCTAAAAAAGAGTGTGGCAAATTTAAGAGACATTACCGAATCTATTAAAAAACTAATTGAAGAAAATAGGCAAAATATTTCCGATTCAATAGTAAATCTTAACAATATGGCAAAAGAGCTCGCATCAGCCGGAAAAAAGTTTGGTGAGATGTCTTCAAAATTTTCTTATACCGCAGATAGCATAAATAGCAAACTTCCAGATATTATGAAAAAAATTGACAAACTTGCTAACGATCTTTCGCAGGTTGGAAAAAAAGCCAAAGAGAAACTTCCTGAGATTCTAGATAGATTTTCCTCTTTAGAGAAAGATTTGGAAGAGATTATAAAAGACAATAAAGAGCCCCTAAACAAAGCTATCAATTCAGCCGATTACTTTTTTACGACGGGCGGGGATACCTTTAAAAAGGTTGATAGCTATTTAGAAAAAGTGGCAAATTCTCAGATCGAGATAGCTTTTAGAAGCGAATATATGGCAAATGACGCTTATACTAAAAATTATGCGAGTATTTACTATATACCTACTCCTAATAAATATTATATGCTAGATGTAGTTTCGGGAGATGACTATTCGAGGTTAGATAACAGTGGTAACGTTATAGAGCCGCAAACTCATGAGGATTTTAAACTACTAGTTTCTGCTCAATATGGAAGAAGATATAACGATTTTCTGTTTAGATTGGGTATTATTGAAAATACCGGTGGAGTTGGGGTGGACTATTTTATGTTTACTGATAGAGCAAAAGTTTCTCTAGAAGCTTACGATTTCAATGCGGTAAATGACGTAAGGGGCACCAATCCGCACTTGAAACTTTTAGCTAGATATAGATTTTTAAAACATTTAGATACTTTTGTAGGAGTAGATAATTTTTTAAATAGCGAAGCGACTAACTTTATATTTGGTTTGGGATTTGATTTTATTGATAATGATTTAAAATCGATTTTAGGCGCTGCAAGCGGTGCTGGAACTTTTATAAAGTGA